A single genomic interval of Electrophorus electricus isolate fEleEle1 chromosome 2, fEleEle1.pri, whole genome shotgun sequence harbors:
- the tmprss3a gene encoding transmembrane protease serine 3 has translation MANPETPEVAAELKGGDVEAPGECIEAPLAGGGETEASHAKVAELEQANPAGAEMVMDGHEDLQAYDTASTVNVSALDSHNDSLATGKKTGTKNTESITCRTGAPSSDQAKPCPAMPFTKVQPFLADEPAAEKTLRGCLLARRIDLMISASVLLAVTLVVAIGLGVGLRCIGKFQCGTAHCISSSARCDGHMDCEHGEDELSCVRVSGKSSVLQVRTEGVWRTVCSDDWDPDLGSSACKQLGYSSYVESGSTSLSTIEQDLQNNLVSMNLSHLSALHTIKIHSATDLSKTECSSGKVITLKCLECGSRPQFSTRIVGGNLSQEGQFPWQVSLHIQHKHLCGGSIVTARWILTAAHCVYGFSFPQLWMVLVGLTEQPVNEAEYLPVEKIIYHSRYRPRRLDYDIALLKLVEPLTFNGFVEPICLPNFGEEFEDGMMCWISGWGATKDGGEASMSLHSAQVPLISAKVCSQPEVYQGYISPGMICAGYLEGGTDSCQGDSGGPLGCEGNSVWKLVGATSWGQGCAERNKPGVYTRITHALTWIHRQMEVSTTWWQEL, from the exons ATGGCTAACCCAGAAACACCTGAGGTTGCAGCTGAGCTCAAGGGTGGAGATGTGGAGGCTCCAGGTGAATGTATAGAGGCTCCACTTGCTGGTGGAGGAGAGACCGAAGCCTCACATGCCAAG GTTGCAGAGTTAGAGCAGGCAAATCCTGCAGGAGCAGAAATGGTAATGGATGGACATGAAGATCTACAAGCTTATGACACTGCATCCACTGTTAATGTCAGTGCCCTGGACAGCCACAATGACAGCCTGGCtacaggaaagaaaacaggcactaaaaatacagaaagcatTACCTGTCGGACAGGAGCCCCCAGCAGTGACCAAGCCAAACCCTGTCCAGCGATGCCCTTTACTAAAGTCCAGCCTTTCCTAGCAG ATGAGCCGGCAGCAGAGAAGACCCTTCGAGGGTGCTTGCTTGCACGCAGGATAGACCTCATGATCAGTGCAAGTGTGCTACTCGCTGTCACTCTTGTGGTCGCCATTGGCTTGGGAG TGGGCCTGCGATGTATTGGAAAGTTCCAGTGTGGAACAGCACACTGCATCAGTAGCTCTGCACGGTGTGATGGACACATGGACTGCGAGCACGGCGAGGACGAGCTTAGTTGCG TGCGTGTGAGTGGGAAGAGTTCAGTACTGCAGGTGCGGACTGAGGGAgtctggaggactgtgtgttcAGATGACTGGGACCCTGACCTGGGTTCCTCTGCCTGCAAACAGCTGGGATACTCCAG CTATGTGGAATCTGGTTCCACCTCGCTCTCCACCATTGAACAGGATCTTCAGAATAACTTAGTATCAATGAACCTGAGTCATCTGAGTGCACTGCACACCATCAAGATACACAGTGCAACTGATCTGAG TAAAACTGAATGCAGCTCAGGGAAAGTCATAACTCTGAAGTGCTTGG aatgTGGCTCCAGGCCTCAGTTTAGCACTCGAATAGTTGGGGGGAACCTGTCTCAAGAAGGCCAGTTTCCCTGGCAGGTGAGCCTGCACATCCAGCACAAGCACCTTTGTGGAGGGTCGATTGTAACAGCACGCTGGATATTAACAGCTGCCCACTGTGTATATGG CTTCTCTTTCCCCCAGCTCTGGATGGTGCTGGTGGGACTAACAGAGCAGCCGGTCAATGAGGCCGAGTATCTCCCTGTGGAGAAGATTATTTATCACAGCCGATACCGGCCGCGACGCCTGGACTATGACATCGCTCTGCTGAAACTGGTGGAGCCGCTTACCTTCAACG GCTTTGTTGAACCCATTTGTCTGCCCAACTTTGGCGAGGAGTTTGAGGACGGGATGATGTGCTGGATTTCAGGCTGGGGGGCCACTAAGGATGGGG GTGAAGCAAGCATGTCCCTGCACTCTGCGCAAGTACCGCTCATCTCTGCCAAGGTTTGCAGCCAGCCAGAGGTCTACCAGGGCTACATCTCCCCCGGCATGATCTGTGCTGGATATCTGGAGGGAGGAACCGACTCTTGCCAG GGGGACAGCGGTGGGCCCCTGGGCTGTGAGGGCAACTCTGTGTGGAAGCTGGTGGGAGCCACAAGCTGGGGTCAGGGCTGCGCAGAGAGGAACAAACCTGGCGTGTACACGCGCATTACGCATGCCCTCACCTGGATACATCGGCAAATGGAGGTTAGCACCACCTGGTGGCAAGAGCTTTGA
- the fgf9 gene encoding fibroblast growth factor 4A has product MDVLLLAFYLPARSHSGPASRDSIHQLLYCRVGIGYHLQILTNGSVGGVHEPTEYSWLGVFAMKPGVVGIRGTKSRLYLCMNEEGIAKGMKEFSSDCLFKEHLEENHYTTYSSAAYPNLYLAVSHRGRLKRGSTVNPRKACTHFLPRMAKQQHFN; this is encoded by the exons ATGGATGTGTTGCTCTTGGCTTTCTACCTAC CAGCTAGGTCACATTCTGGTCCAGCCTCAAGAGATAGTATACATCAGCTTCTGTATTGCCGTGTTGGGATTGGTTACCACCTGCAGATCCTAACCAATGGGAGTGTAGGGGGTGTTCATGAACCAACTGAGTACA GTTGGTTGGGGGTGTTTGCAATGAAGCCTGGAGTAGTGGGCATAAGAGGTACAAAGAGCAGACTGTATTTATGCATGAACGAAGAAGGAATCGCCAAAGGAATG AAAGAATTTTCATCTGACTGCCTGTTCAAGGAACACCTGGAGGAGAATCATTACACCACCTACTCGTCCGCGGCTTACCCAAACTTGTACCTGGCTGTGTCCCACCGAGGGCGACTGAAGAGGGGCAGTACGGTGAACCCACGCAAGGCCTGCACCCACTTCCTGCCCCGCATGGCTAAACAGCAGCACTTTAACTAG